A window of Petrotoga miotherma DSM 10691 contains these coding sequences:
- a CDS encoding DUF4899 domain-containing protein, producing MDFYALKFLATSNLTGETYVGYMFGKKAQTPYFNVLLLSRAQLRELDLPDITKDYLDFKSDIDMLYYQLSKEKNNNLISQFKAYFYSTLKKMKSEVTGTKIFMAIEDEDVYVLKSILSDILSEWSGDTKIKLVAQKFDYKDLTWITAVKEKGEEGLKEYLNREDVKNATEIYPIIDPVEGYSVSKLDIGEPIIVLPIEEKNEGEKKMGEVVEGKIISKELIPSSDYIFLKVDLGNGALGKAVVHRELKVSVDQNRLQILRKSQEKNEMENETKIIGDLYNQMKKDKSMPPDKKIGSLDILIISGFSVIGILLIILIVILLGQF from the coding sequence ATGGACTTTTATGCATTAAAATTTTTAGCAACTTCAAATTTAACCGGTGAAACATATGTGGGATATATGTTTGGTAAAAAGGCTCAAACCCCTTATTTTAATGTTCTCTTGTTGAGCAGGGCTCAACTTAGGGAACTAGATCTTCCTGATATTACAAAAGATTATCTTGATTTTAAATCAGACATTGATATGCTGTATTATCAATTATCTAAAGAAAAAAATAATAACCTTATCTCTCAGTTCAAAGCCTACTTTTACAGTACCCTAAAAAAAATGAAATCTGAGGTCACGGGGACAAAAATCTTCATGGCCATAGAAGATGAAGACGTTTATGTTTTAAAATCAATTTTGAGTGATATTTTAAGTGAATGGTCTGGAGATACAAAGATCAAATTGGTAGCTCAGAAATTTGATTATAAAGATCTAACCTGGATAACAGCCGTAAAAGAAAAAGGAGAAGAAGGTTTAAAAGAATATTTAAACAGAGAAGATGTTAAAAATGCAACCGAAATCTATCCAATAATAGACCCCGTGGAGGGTTATTCTGTTTCTAAATTGGATATAGGTGAACCTATAATAGTTTTACCAATTGAAGAGAAGAATGAAGGCGAGAAAAAAATGGGAGAAGTCGTCGAGGGGAAAATTATATCTAAAGAATTGATTCCTTCAAGCGACTATATATTTTTAAAAGTAGATCTAGGGAATGGGGCTTTGGGTAAAGCGGTAGTTCATAGAGAGTTAAAGGTTTCAGTAGACCAAAATAGACTTCAAATTTTAAGAAAATCTCAAGAAAAAAATGAAATGGAAAATGAAACAAAAATTATCGGTGATTTATACAACCAAATGAAAAAAGATAAAAGCATGCCTCCCGATAAAAAAATAGGTTCCTTGGATATACTTATAATAAGCGGTTTTTCAGTAATAGGGATACTTTTGATAATCTTAATCGTTATACTACTGGGACAGTTCTAA
- a CDS encoding radical SAM protein, with protein MRLSYATAVELGLKKGKIDFPNYTAYLMIGEKCLFNCSYCAQARDAQSKADLLSRIKWPEISLETFKNIFIPTKFKRICIQVVSSLDYWTELNELLSFLKETEIPISVSIRPRDIEEVRSLFKKYNVDRVGIAIDVANKDLFSKIRGSKYEFYEKMLINASNDFPNRITTHIIVGLGETDENIIEFLLKMKKFKILVSLFSFTPIKGTKFENLLPPSLSRYRKIQIAREIILKYEVEKADFLFDSKGNLQKLPEVKVDMEETKKTSGCPWCTRPFYNEKPAEELYNVPIPRKIHL; from the coding sequence TTGCGTTTATCGTATGCAACAGCTGTAGAACTCGGCTTAAAAAAAGGAAAAATTGACTTTCCAAACTACACAGCTTACCTCATGATCGGGGAAAAGTGTCTTTTCAACTGTTCTTATTGTGCACAAGCCAGGGATGCTCAAAGTAAAGCAGATCTATTATCAAGAATCAAATGGCCCGAAATATCTCTAGAAACCTTTAAAAATATTTTCATCCCCACCAAATTTAAACGTATTTGTATACAAGTGGTTTCTTCTTTAGATTATTGGACTGAATTAAACGAATTATTATCTTTCTTGAAAGAAACAGAAATACCTATCTCTGTTTCTATAAGGCCAAGAGATATTGAAGAAGTTAGATCCTTGTTTAAAAAGTACAACGTTGATAGAGTTGGAATAGCCATAGATGTAGCAAACAAGGACCTTTTTTCAAAAATCAGGGGCAGTAAATACGAATTCTACGAAAAAATGCTCATAAATGCTTCAAATGATTTCCCTAATAGAATTACAACACACATAATCGTGGGATTAGGAGAAACTGACGAAAATATTATAGAGTTTTTATTAAAAATGAAAAAGTTTAAGATATTGGTAAGTCTGTTTTCTTTTACCCCCATAAAGGGTACAAAATTTGAAAATCTTTTACCTCCTTCTTTATCTAGGTACAGAAAAATCCAGATCGCCAGAGAAATCATCCTAAAATACGAGGTGGAAAAAGCTGATTTTCTCTTTGATTCGAAAGGTAACCTTCAAAAATTGCCAGAAGTGAAAGTAGATATGGAAGAAACTAAAAAAACCTCGGGATGTCCATGGTGTACACGTCCTTTTTACAATGAAAAACCAGCAGAAGAGCTATACAACGTACCCATTCCCCGAAAGATTCATCTCTAA
- a CDS encoding glycerophosphodiester phosphodiesterase family protein, with protein MNEFLILGHRGYRAKFVENTIEAFKKAREYGADGIEYDSRLTKDGTLVVLHDDNINNRKLKKLTYEELKQIHFKNGETIPMVEEVISNLDEQAILNLEIKEVEAAVPSYVITKRMNAIDRTLFSSFKIDALRKVRSLDKSAKVGLLIEYDPLKYVDELNKEIDLYSLNLWIDALKDNIEISKEFLHKWKEKGLKIFLWTVNDPKDLHTFKGLYDGIITDEVEKIVEVRRQIAKEKL; from the coding sequence ATGAATGAATTTCTGATTTTAGGGCATAGGGGGTACAGGGCAAAATTTGTCGAAAATACGATCGAAGCTTTTAAAAAAGCCAGAGAATATGGTGCCGATGGTATTGAATATGATTCGAGATTAACTAAAGATGGAACGTTGGTTGTTCTTCATGACGATAATATTAACAACAGAAAGTTGAAGAAATTAACTTACGAGGAGTTAAAACAAATACATTTTAAAAATGGAGAGACCATTCCAATGGTCGAAGAAGTTATCTCTAATTTAGATGAGCAAGCTATTCTTAATTTAGAAATCAAAGAAGTTGAGGCGGCTGTTCCTTCCTACGTAATAACTAAAAGAATGAATGCAATTGATCGAACCCTATTTTCTTCTTTCAAAATTGACGCTTTGAGAAAGGTCAGAAGTTTGGATAAAAGTGCAAAAGTTGGATTACTGATTGAATATGATCCTTTAAAATACGTAGATGAATTGAATAAAGAGATCGATCTTTATTCTTTGAATCTTTGGATAGATGCTTTAAAAGATAATATAGAAATTTCTAAAGAGTTCTTGCATAAATGGAAAGAAAAAGGTTTGAAGATATTTTTATGGACGGTGAACGATCCCAAGGATTTACACACATTCAAAGGTTTATACGACGGTATAATTACCGACGAGGTTGAAAAAATAGTTGAAGTAAGAAGACAAATCGCAAAAGAGAAACTTTAG
- a CDS encoding ADP-ribosylglycohydrolase family protein, producing MKAWENEFNRRRNAKPKKDHIEKWEDVEKMNVFSKEILVTLWDSKVPGSNAPESLIVGAVQSLENMGKNVNQAELLLDKGFEALENKDYSKLKAITSEIFFSLSKADSMYNNAYEKFDRPLEWKDISNSFPRLKCNNIDNLKDKIYGGWLGQLAGGSMGTKLEGYTHDELEETYSEQLGTYIGEVSTINDDVTYELIFLKTYEEKGEEISSKDLAKNWISYIPFGWSAELIALENIKRGIFPPESGFFNNPFQEWIGAQMRCMVHGLLQPGDPYNAAKLAFIDSQVSHSGNGIYGGVHSAVMTSLAFSEKDPRKIIEKSLDYIPKNTEFKKVVDNVVKYCQTNNDWISVLRKTEEYFQSYNWVHLYPNTASILTSLWFGEGDFDKTMKIVSSFGYDVDCNAGEVGTILGIIYGANDFPTYWSSPLKDTLETYLPDFSKIQISTLAQWTFQLSAQNGINKS from the coding sequence ATGAAGGCATGGGAAAACGAATTTAATAGAAGAAGAAACGCAAAACCAAAAAAAGATCACATCGAAAAATGGGAAGACGTAGAAAAAATGAATGTTTTCTCAAAAGAGATATTAGTAACCCTTTGGGATAGTAAAGTTCCAGGTTCTAACGCCCCAGAATCTCTCATCGTTGGTGCAGTCCAATCTTTAGAAAATATGGGAAAAAACGTAAACCAAGCGGAGTTGCTGCTGGATAAAGGCTTCGAAGCATTAGAAAATAAAGATTACTCTAAATTAAAGGCTATAACCTCAGAAATTTTCTTTTCTCTTTCCAAAGCCGATTCAATGTACAATAACGCATACGAAAAGTTTGATAGACCTTTGGAATGGAAAGATATCTCTAACTCTTTTCCTAGGCTAAAGTGTAATAATATTGATAATCTAAAAGACAAGATTTATGGTGGTTGGTTAGGCCAACTTGCAGGTGGATCTATGGGAACCAAACTTGAAGGATACACCCATGATGAGTTGGAAGAAACATATTCTGAACAATTGGGTACTTACATAGGTGAAGTTTCAACGATTAACGACGATGTAACCTATGAATTAATTTTTCTCAAAACTTACGAAGAGAAGGGGGAAGAGATCTCTTCAAAGGATTTAGCAAAAAATTGGATATCCTACATACCATTTGGATGGAGTGCTGAGTTGATAGCTCTTGAAAATATTAAAAGAGGAATATTCCCACCCGAGTCAGGATTTTTTAATAATCCATTTCAAGAATGGATAGGAGCACAGATGAGATGCATGGTTCATGGTTTATTGCAACCAGGCGATCCATATAATGCCGCAAAGTTAGCGTTTATAGATTCACAGGTATCTCACAGTGGTAACGGTATATACGGTGGCGTACATAGTGCTGTTATGACATCTTTGGCTTTTTCTGAAAAAGATCCAAGAAAAATAATCGAAAAATCATTGGATTATATTCCAAAAAATACTGAATTTAAAAAAGTCGTAGATAATGTAGTAAAATATTGCCAAACAAATAATGATTGGATCAGCGTCCTTAGAAAAACAGAGGAGTATTTCCAAAGTTATAATTGGGTTCATCTGTATCCAAATACTGCCTCGATTTTAACTTCTTTATGGTTTGGAGAAGGGGATTTTGATAAAACCATGAAGATCGTTTCTTCTTTCGGTTATGACGTTGATTGTAATGCTGGTGAGGTAGGTACGATATTAGGTATCATATATGGTGCAAACGATTTTCCGACTTATTGGTCATCCCCTTTGAAAGACACGTTGGAAACCTATTTACCAGATTTTTCAAAGATCCAAATTTCCACTTTAGCCCAATGGACTTTTCAATTAAGCGCCCAAAATGGTATTAATAAATCGTGA
- a CDS encoding BMP family ABC transporter substrate-binding protein, translated as MKRFTFFVFIVILFSFTVFAAPQKVAYVINGSLGDQSFYDSGYAGIKQLENDYGVQTRVIECNFDPSLYYPSLLTAANWADVVFVISYGFEEELKTIATQFPNKIFVNIDTVVEDEQGIISNVDFIEEEGAFMAGVVAGIVTTMTELEGINPQKLIGAVGGDDDIVIRSFVYGYEQGAHYIDPEIEVRTIYVGSWDDPAKGKQAALQLYSQGVDVIFQIASLTGSGVLQAAQEEGKYAIGVDSNQNGLAPGHVITSDLKEVGKSIELVFKDIVEGRYEPGTLYKLGLKAGAVGLAIDEYTYQILPKETVEKILQVQKDVADGKIVVKEYRE; from the coding sequence ATGAAAAGATTCACATTTTTTGTGTTCATTGTTATTCTCTTTTCTTTCACAGTTTTTGCAGCACCACAAAAGGTCGCTTACGTAATAAACGGTTCCCTTGGGGATCAATCCTTTTATGATTCCGGTTATGCTGGCATAAAACAACTGGAGAATGATTACGGGGTTCAAACAAGGGTAATTGAATGCAACTTTGATCCTTCGCTCTATTATCCAAGTTTACTCACAGCTGCAAATTGGGCAGATGTTGTATTTGTAATCTCTTATGGTTTTGAAGAAGAATTAAAAACCATAGCAACACAATTTCCCAATAAGATATTCGTAAATATTGACACCGTAGTCGAAGATGAACAGGGTATAATATCAAACGTTGATTTCATTGAAGAAGAAGGGGCTTTCATGGCTGGAGTTGTAGCAGGTATCGTTACAACAATGACGGAATTGGAAGGAATAAACCCTCAAAAACTAATAGGAGCAGTAGGTGGAGATGACGATATAGTAATAAGATCCTTTGTATATGGTTATGAACAAGGGGCACATTACATAGATCCGGAAATTGAAGTAAGAACGATATACGTGGGAAGTTGGGATGATCCTGCAAAAGGAAAACAAGCTGCTTTACAACTTTATTCTCAGGGTGTGGATGTAATATTTCAAATCGCAAGTTTAACAGGATCGGGAGTTTTACAAGCAGCCCAAGAAGAAGGAAAATATGCTATTGGCGTAGATTCAAATCAAAATGGCCTTGCTCCGGGTCACGTGATCACCAGCGATCTTAAAGAAGTTGGAAAATCTATTGAACTAGTTTTTAAAGACATAGTAGAGGGGAGATATGAACCTGGTACGTTGTACAAACTCGGATTAAAAGCTGGAGCGGTAGGATTGGCAATCGATGAATACACATATCAGATTCTTCCGAAAGAAACTGTAGAAAAAATATTACAGGTTCAGAAAGATGTTGCGGATGGAAAGATTGTGGTCAAAGAATACAGAGAATAA
- a CDS encoding ABC transporter ATP-binding protein encodes MSYIQIRNIYKIYPPDVLALEGVNFSLEKGEIHSIIGENGAGKSTLMKILYGMVPPSSGEIFINNQEQKITNPNVAIKLGIGMVHQEFMLVPSFKVYENVVLGLEKTKNFGFLDKEKILNELEEITKKFNLSVDLQATTSNLSVAAQQKVEILKLLYRKVDTLIFDEPTAVLTPQETQQLFKEIRNIRDTGKTIVFISHKLEEVLEISDIITVMRRGKIISTLKNEKRSKGELAKMMVGKEVMLTVKKVPKEPGKEIFKCANLTVASNKTKINLLSNINIVIRSGEIVGLAGVEGNGQYEIVQTIIGEIYPHHGKIFIEDQNITELPIRKRRRLISYIPADRKRYGLALNAILTENLSMTHHLGEKLSKFKYIMDWKKAKKFAKDLINQYNILSRSINDVPKSLSGGNQQKLIVAREFSLDAPFLLLDQPTRGLDVGSIEYVHNVILEMRKKGKGILLISADLDELLSMCNRLYVLRKGEIVAELDPNIHSKEEVGEYMLGAKL; translated from the coding sequence ATGTCATATATACAAATAAGAAATATATATAAAATATACCCACCTGATGTTTTAGCCTTGGAAGGAGTGAATTTCTCCTTAGAAAAAGGGGAAATTCACTCTATTATAGGCGAAAACGGAGCCGGAAAAAGTACATTGATGAAGATTTTATACGGTATGGTGCCTCCGTCCAGTGGTGAGATCTTTATCAATAATCAAGAACAAAAAATAACTAACCCAAACGTAGCTATCAAACTTGGTATAGGTATGGTTCACCAAGAATTTATGCTCGTTCCTTCTTTTAAGGTATACGAGAACGTTGTTTTAGGTTTGGAAAAGACAAAAAATTTCGGCTTCTTAGATAAAGAAAAAATATTAAATGAATTAGAAGAGATTACCAAAAAATTTAATCTGTCTGTCGATCTACAAGCAACTACTTCTAACCTCTCTGTCGCAGCCCAACAAAAAGTGGAGATCCTAAAATTGCTGTACAGAAAGGTTGACACGCTGATTTTTGATGAACCAACAGCCGTACTAACACCTCAAGAAACTCAACAACTATTCAAAGAGATTAGAAATATTAGAGATACTGGCAAAACTATTGTTTTTATCAGTCATAAATTGGAAGAAGTATTGGAAATCTCAGATATTATAACAGTTATGAGAAGAGGAAAAATTATCTCAACTTTAAAGAACGAAAAACGTTCAAAAGGTGAATTGGCAAAAATGATGGTGGGTAAAGAGGTTATGCTAACAGTGAAGAAGGTTCCAAAAGAACCAGGTAAAGAAATTTTTAAATGTGCAAATTTGACTGTTGCTTCTAATAAAACAAAGATAAATCTATTGTCAAACATCAATATTGTCATTAGATCAGGTGAAATAGTGGGTTTAGCAGGCGTTGAAGGCAATGGTCAATACGAGATCGTACAAACAATAATTGGTGAAATTTATCCGCACCACGGAAAAATATTTATAGAAGATCAAAATATCACAGAGCTCCCCATCAGAAAAAGAAGAAGACTAATAAGTTATATCCCTGCTGACAGAAAAAGATACGGATTAGCTTTGAATGCCATTTTAACAGAAAATCTTTCCATGACTCACCACTTAGGCGAAAAATTATCAAAATTTAAATATATCATGGATTGGAAAAAGGCTAAAAAATTTGCGAAAGATTTGATCAATCAATACAACATCCTTTCAAGAAGTATAAACGATGTTCCTAAAAGTCTTTCGGGAGGTAATCAGCAGAAATTAATAGTTGCGCGTGAATTCAGCCTCGATGCACCATTTTTGCTTTTGGACCAGCCAACCAGAGGATTAGATGTTGGTTCAATCGAATATGTTCATAACGTTATCCTTGAGATGAGAAAAAAAGGAAAAGGGATTTTGTTGATCTCTGCAGATCTGGATGAACTTTTATCTATGTGCAATAGGTTGTACGTTTTACGAAAAGGGGAAATAGTTGCTGAATTGGACCCCAACATCCATTCAAAAGAAGAAGTGGGAGAGTACATGCTGGGGGCTAAACTATGA
- a CDS encoding ABC transporter permease, protein MKSLNKILTGIVGIALSFLAAAVLIKLQGNSPIDAYRALFNYGLASWFSLSSTLNNATPLILTGMSAAIAFSSNVVNLGEPGQLIVGALTAALLGYYLPIPGVLGIFVILIISGIIGGLYGGLAGVLKKYYKMDEFITTLMLNFIADYLTLYLATYPFLDEKSYVPATHMIKREFFLPTINGINISFFIAIFMVFVSFFVVTYLKKGYEWRMMGHNYDFSKIGGCKNEENLIWVMFYTGFLSGLAGALLILGGTQHRFIKGIGANYGWDGVMLAIVGGNGVIETSVFAVFFGFLKAGGIGMEFEVFIPSEFTMVLQAIIVLLVVSTRSTISYYSDKIKASLKAKRVVKSSD, encoded by the coding sequence ATGAAAAGTTTAAATAAAATATTAACAGGAATCGTTGGTATAGCCTTATCTTTTCTTGCAGCTGCGGTTCTGATTAAACTTCAGGGAAATTCGCCTATCGATGCTTATCGAGCATTATTTAATTACGGATTAGCTTCATGGTTTTCTCTTTCTTCGACCTTAAACAACGCTACCCCATTGATATTAACGGGCATGTCTGCAGCGATAGCGTTCAGTTCAAATGTGGTGAACCTTGGAGAACCAGGACAATTGATTGTCGGAGCCTTGACCGCTGCGCTTTTGGGATACTATCTACCCATACCAGGAGTATTGGGGATATTTGTTATTTTGATAATTTCTGGTATCATTGGTGGTTTATATGGTGGCTTGGCTGGTGTACTAAAAAAGTATTACAAAATGGATGAATTTATAACCACTTTGATGTTGAATTTCATAGCAGATTACTTGACCTTGTACCTGGCAACATATCCATTTTTGGATGAAAAATCGTACGTTCCTGCCACTCATATGATAAAAAGAGAATTTTTTCTTCCCACTATAAACGGAATAAATATAAGTTTTTTCATAGCGATTTTTATGGTCTTTGTTTCATTTTTTGTTGTAACTTATCTAAAAAAAGGTTACGAATGGCGGATGATGGGACATAATTATGACTTTTCAAAGATTGGCGGATGTAAAAATGAAGAAAATTTAATCTGGGTTATGTTTTACACAGGGTTCCTTTCCGGATTAGCGGGAGCTTTGTTGATATTGGGTGGAACTCAACATAGGTTTATTAAAGGAATCGGAGCAAACTACGGTTGGGATGGAGTAATGCTTGCCATAGTGGGGGGTAACGGAGTGATTGAAACATCTGTTTTTGCCGTATTCTTCGGATTTCTTAAAGCAGGTGGGATAGGTATGGAATTCGAGGTATTCATACCTTCTGAATTCACAATGGTTCTTCAGGCTATAATCGTTTTATTGGTTGTCTCAACAAGGAGTACGATATCTTACTACAGCGATAAAATCAAGGCTTCTCTGAAAGCAAAAAGAGTGGTGAAATCCTCTGACTAA
- a CDS encoding ABC transporter permease, translating to MRDSFSSATPILLAALGGTFTYYANVFNIAMEGMMLIGAFFGVLGSYLFQSWAMGMLFAVISGAVVALIFSAFALSLKTDEFLTGIGINMLALGGTTYLLRNIFDVKGAFISPRIESLPTWDIPILNQIPILSQILNNHPFIVYVSILLALLLEVIIFHTKFGLRLRATGEDPETTRSLGINPNKMKFTSILLSGILSSMGGTYLSLGYVTLFSENMSNGRGWISLAIIILVKGRPLGILLMSLLFGFFESVTFTLQNFNIPPQITSMLPYLITLVVLFLYSSNKSKEEK from the coding sequence ATTAGAGACAGTTTTAGTAGCGCAACTCCTATACTCCTTGCAGCGTTGGGGGGGACTTTTACCTATTACGCTAACGTATTCAACATTGCTATGGAAGGTATGATGCTCATCGGGGCTTTTTTCGGAGTTTTGGGAAGCTATCTTTTTCAAAGTTGGGCAATGGGTATGTTGTTTGCAGTGATTTCCGGAGCTGTTGTTGCTCTGATTTTTTCAGCATTTGCGTTGTCTCTTAAAACAGACGAATTCTTAACTGGTATTGGTATAAATATGCTCGCTTTGGGCGGAACTACGTATCTTTTAAGGAACATCTTCGATGTAAAAGGTGCTTTCATATCTCCAAGGATAGAATCTCTTCCAACATGGGATATACCTATTTTAAATCAAATTCCTATACTCTCACAAATATTGAACAATCATCCCTTTATTGTTTACGTATCAATACTTTTAGCTTTGTTGCTAGAAGTTATAATATTTCACACGAAATTCGGTCTCAGACTTAGAGCAACAGGGGAAGATCCAGAAACCACAAGATCTTTAGGCATTAACCCTAATAAAATGAAATTTACCTCTATACTACTTTCAGGTATACTTTCTTCCATGGGTGGAACATACTTATCCTTAGGCTATGTTACCCTTTTCAGTGAAAATATGTCAAACGGTAGAGGATGGATCTCTTTGGCTATAATAATCTTGGTAAAAGGTCGTCCTTTAGGAATACTTTTAATGTCTTTACTGTTCGGATTTTTTGAGAGTGTAACTTTCACCCTTCAAAACTTCAATATTCCACCACAAATCACTTCCATGTTACCTTATTTGATCACTTTGGTAGTCTTATTCTTATACAGTTCCAACAAAAGTAAAGAAGAAAAATGA
- a CDS encoding LacI family DNA-binding transcriptional regulator, with translation MNKQITIKDIAKEAGVSISTVSRVVNSSLPVKKETKEKVLKAIEKFNYYPDSLARSLRVGYTKTIGIIIPNIANPFFATIVRGAEDFLRSKGFSLMICNSDNNIVEEKKLFKTLIEKKVDGILYSGIGDHVENLINRNVKTVFIDRVIKNNKFSYVCSNNYNAMYKLLEYLYNSNHRKFIFISGQKEIFSAAERLRAFQDFANEYKIDYKIYEGEYTHESGLSVAKKIKNLPDVVVCANDLLAYGVIEHFKSKGLKVPNDVSVTGYDDIAFSKMFSPPLTTVKQPIYEMGKTAGEMIFTILSRKSDHTPVKQFENEIIIRESTRRRN, from the coding sequence ATGAATAAACAAATAACTATAAAAGATATAGCAAAAGAAGCGGGGGTTTCCATATCAACTGTTTCAAGGGTGGTAAACAGTTCCTTACCGGTAAAAAAAGAAACGAAAGAAAAAGTTTTAAAGGCAATTGAAAAGTTTAATTATTATCCTGATTCTCTTGCCAGGAGTTTAAGAGTTGGATACACAAAGACAATAGGTATAATCATCCCAAATATTGCCAACCCCTTTTTTGCAACTATAGTAAGAGGAGCAGAAGATTTTCTAAGATCAAAAGGCTTTTCTTTGATGATATGCAATTCGGATAACAACATTGTTGAAGAAAAAAAATTATTTAAAACATTAATCGAAAAGAAAGTCGATGGGATTTTGTACTCAGGCATAGGTGACCATGTTGAAAATCTCATAAATAGGAATGTTAAAACCGTTTTCATAGACAGGGTCATTAAAAACAATAAATTCTCTTACGTTTGTTCAAACAACTACAACGCAATGTATAAATTACTGGAATACCTATACAATTCAAATCACAGAAAATTCATATTTATAAGCGGCCAAAAAGAAATATTCAGCGCAGCTGAAAGATTAAGAGCCTTCCAAGATTTTGCAAATGAATATAAGATAGATTACAAAATATACGAGGGAGAGTACACCCATGAATCGGGGCTTTCGGTGGCTAAAAAGATTAAAAATCTTCCCGACGTTGTAGTATGTGCAAATGATTTGTTGGCTTATGGAGTTATAGAACATTTTAAATCAAAGGGCTTGAAAGTGCCAAATGATGTAAGCGTTACTGGATACGATGACATTGCTTTTAGTAAAATGTTCTCTCCACCCTTAACTACTGTGAAACAACCTATTTATGAAATGGGAAAAACGGCCGGAGAAATGATCTTTACAATACTTTCAAGGAAATCAGATCACACTCCTGTAAAACAGTTTGAGAACGAAATAATAATTCGAGAAAGTACGAGGAGGAGAAATTAA
- the rbsD gene encoding D-ribose pyranase, which produces MKKQGIFNSQISYFVASMGHKDMLSIVDMGYPIPKEATFVDLVFDKGIPNFIDSIKMVLYELEVEKVIIADEMEVNNLKNYQKVIDIFSNIEIEKKAHEEFKDLAKNSKFFIRTGECTPFSNIILISGVIF; this is translated from the coding sequence TTGAAAAAGCAAGGCATATTCAATTCTCAGATATCATACTTTGTTGCCTCAATGGGACATAAAGATATGTTAAGTATAGTTGATATGGGTTACCCAATACCAAAAGAAGCTACATTTGTTGACTTAGTTTTTGATAAAGGTATACCAAATTTTATTGATTCCATAAAAATGGTTTTATACGAATTAGAAGTTGAGAAAGTGATTATTGCCGATGAGATGGAAGTAAATAATCTTAAAAATTATCAAAAAGTGATCGATATATTTTCAAATATTGAGATAGAGAAAAAAGCACATGAAGAGTTTAAAGATCTAGCAAAAAATTCCAAATTTTTTATAAGAACTGGAGAATGTACCCCCTTTTCAAACATTATATTGATTTCAGGGGTGATTTTTTAA